From Glycine max cultivar Williams 82 chromosome 11, Glycine_max_v4.0, whole genome shotgun sequence, the proteins below share one genomic window:
- the LOC100811097 gene encoding 28S ribosomal protein S29, mitochondrial-like → MLRSLARAVATNHRCHATFSSLSHSSRPPKPTPPFKPDPKKSAPNAAAAAALIDEQERRRQLDADDKNPSLDVGPNGRPLFSAAPSFSHLSRNDVCTYFKLTKDALNKVLPEGLPVGMVNEFQDSLRTALLVRQSFLDLRDNFRRVVDPPMWSSNGKGVKVRKQVVLDGPVSCGKSIALAMLVQWAREEGWLVLYVPKGKDWTHGGFFYKHPQTGLWDTPVQAEDVLKDFLKYNESYLKEMPCQIFDPILLGEGAGVGWLKDVDSLAIPEGTNLYELVKTGIEQTHAAIGVVVRLRKELSLVKDRPVLIAVDQYNNWFTFSEYEEPVTIRSCRPIHARELAMVKAFRSMVHDDMMVGAFSHSTAVGKLRKDLPDVPVDARVMFPRYSLDEAETVCHYYLRQRLIRREAFSEENWKKIYFLSNGNGTEIRGLVPFMR, encoded by the exons ATGTTGCGGTCACTTGCGAGAGCCGTAGCGACCAATCATCGATGTCACGCCACGTTCTCATCTCTCAGTCACTCTTCTAGGCCCCCAAAGCCCACACCACCCTTCAAACCCGATCCCAAAAAATCCGCCCCCaacgccgccgccgccgccgcacTCATCGACGAGCAGGAACGTCGCCGGCAGCTCGACGCCGACGATAAAAATCCTTCTCTCGATGTGGGGCCCAACGGCCGCCCTCTCTTCTCCGCCGCCCCTTCCTTCTCCCACCTCTCCCGCAACGACGTCTGCACCTACTTCAAGCTCAC GAAGGATGCCCTGAACAAGGTTTTGCCAGAGGGATTGCCAGTGGGTATGGTCAACGAGTTTCAGGACTCCCTGCGAACGGCTTTGCTTGTTCGCCAGAGCTTCTTGGATCTTCGTGATAACTTCAGGCGCGTGGTTGATCCCCCAATGTGGTCCTCTAATGGTAAAG gagtTAAAGTTAGGAAGCAAGTTGTGTTAGATGGTCCCGTTAGCTGTGGGAAGAGCATTGCGCTTGCAATGCTTGTTCAGTGGGCTCGAGAAGAAGGTTGGCTGGTTCTCTATGTTCCTAAAGGCAAGGATTGGACTCATGGAGGATTTTTCTATAAGCACCCACAAACTGGTTTATGGGACACACCTGTCCAGGCTGAGGATGTCCTCAAG GATTTTTTGAAGTACAATGAGTCCTACCTAAAGGAAATGCCATGCCAAATATTTGATCCAATCCTATTAGGTGAGGGTGCTGGTGTTGGATGGTTGAAAGATGTTGATTCCTTGGCAATACCTGAAGGCACAAATTTATACGAGCTGGTGAAGACTGGCATTGAGCAGACACATGCAGCCATTGGAGTAGTTGTTCGTTTGAGGAAAGAGTTATCACTTGTTAAAGACAGGCCTGTTCTTATTGCAGTAGATCAA TATAATAACTGGTTTACATTCAGTGAATATGAGGAGCCAGTCACTATCCGTTCTTGCCGGCCAATACATGCTAGGGAACTTGCAATG GTGAAGGCTTTTAGATCAATGGTGCATGATGATATGATGGTAGGTGCCTTTTCTCATTCAACAGCGGTAGGAAAACTTCGTAAAGACTTACCAGATGTTCCAGTAGATGCTCGTGTTATGTTTCCTCGATACAGTTTAGATGAAGCCGAGACTGTTTGCCATTATTATTTAAG ACAAAGGCTAATTCGTCGTGAAGCATTCTCAGAAgaaaattggaagaaaatttactttttatccAATGGAAATGGAACAGAAATTAGGGGGTTGGTTCCTTTCATGCGATGA